DNA from Cynocephalus volans isolate mCynVol1 chromosome 2, mCynVol1.pri, whole genome shotgun sequence:
CTCTAGCAGTGTGGGCTCTCATGGACAGAACTTGGGCCTGGGGGTGAGGATTCCAGCCCTGCGTGTAGAGTAGCATGATTCCTGGGGTGGTGTGCTCGTCTCCTCTTACTGCAAAGTGGTGTTTATGTCATTTGCGGTACTGTATGTTCCCACCTGCAACCCCTGAGCAGGAgaggctggagaggaggaggaaaaggagctgCTCCCCAGTCTGGATGTCTTCCTGAGCCGCTACACAAGTGAGGACAATGCCTCCTTCCAGGAGATCATGGAGGTGGCCAAGGAGAAGAGTCGGGCACGCCATGCCTGGCTCTACCAGGCTgaggaagaatttgagaaggtATCCTTGGGGTGCGGAGGCAGCATAAGCACCCTCTGTTGGTGTGGATGGAGTCCCAGAGCCATGGGCACAGTGCCCAGGGGCATCTCTGATCATCACTTTTCTCTTGTGTGATTGTAGAGGCAGAAAGATAACCTTGAACTCCCTTCGGCAGAGCACCAAGCCATCGAGAGCAGCCAGGCCAGTGTGGAGACCTGGAAGTACAAGGCCAAGAATTCCCTCATGTACTACCCGGAGGGTGAGTGGGCGGGGTCGGGGAATGGagctctgtgtgtctgtttctgtgtttgctttttttggGCGGCTGGACGGTTCAGGGAtctgacccttgaccttggtgttataataccgcgctctaaccaactgagctcatcAGCCAGCCCCTGGTTCTGTGCTTGGATCAGCCTGCAGGGAGTGTGTGTACGTGCTGTCCTGCAGTCTTCTGCTCCCTTGCAGTCTGGTGTGTCTGGGTAGGTGGGTCTGTGTGAGGTCAATAGGGAAGTGAGGCCATCCCCGGCTTTGTTCAGGTTCTGTGGACGTGGGGTCTGAGTGAGTCTTGATGCTCCTGTTCCACTGTGAGTGACTTGCATGCTCCTGCTCCTCAGGTTGCTAGGCTAGTGGGGCTGAGGTGGGGCGTGCCCACCCCCTGACACCTACTGGCGTCTCTGCTTCATCTGCCAGGTGTTTCTGATGAAGAGCAGTTGTTTAAGAAGCCCCGGCAGGTGGTGCATAAGAACACGCGCTTCCTCAGGGACCCCTTCAGCCAAGCCCTGAGCAGgtcccagctccagcaggcaGCCGCCCTGAACGCCCAGGTGAGCAGGAGGGGCTAGCAGGGCTGGCTGTGGGCAGGCATGGCCTTCTGATCTTGGATATCACTTTTAAGTTAGGACTGTTCTTGGGCTTGGTAGAGCTTGGTAGGTGGAAGTGTCTGGGGCCCCTGTATAGCAGGGTCCTGAGTCTTTTCTCAGCCCCCGTGGGCTTTCACTGGGACACTGTCTTGATCAGACACATTCTATGGGTCCAGATCTGTGCCAGCTCCCTTGATGGTGGGGACATGACAGAAAAGAGGCTGCTGGGAATCAGCCCAGTCTGACCAGACCCATGCACAGGCACCagacagggttctggggtggaCAGCTGGGGTAGCCAGCATGTGCCAGAGGGAGCCTGGCCCCAGAGGGTGGGTTGGGTGGGACAGGGCTTGGTGGGGCAGAGAGCAGAGATTTTCTGGGCCTGGGAGCAGGACAAATGGGGGATCTTTGAGGGacagtggtggtcatgggcacgAAGGGTGGGAAACATTAAGAGACTAGAACACAGGCCCCATTGTCAGCACTGCCCCTTGCAGGAGCCTGAAGTCAAGATCCTCTGGAAGTAGCCGCCTGAGGCTGAGGGTACTGGCACTAtgctgggtgggaggaggggaactTCTCTTGCTCAGATACCCACTCTGGCAGACTCTCAAGGTCTTTTGGGGGGCGGGgtcctccctctctttccccaaCTGGGCTGCCAGCCCCAGAGTTTGGCTTTGTCCTGCGGAGGGGAAGCATTTCCAGCGTGTTCCTGTGCAGCTGCCCTTTGGCCAGCTGGAGAGAGTGGGCTCCGGCCCTTCTGACGCTAGCCTCTCTGCTTATTCCAGCACAAACAGGGCAAGGTGGGCCCCGACGGCAAGGAACTGATCCCTCAGGAGTCTCCCCGAGTGAGCGGATTTGGATTTGTTGCCACCCCTTCTCCTGCCCCTGGTGAGAAATGCACCTGCTGGCAAGCTGGTCCACCAGAGGGACTGCCTGGGGGGAGATGGGCTCCACCTGGGTCTGTCCCCCCACCTTGGGTGACTTAGGGACCCAGTCTCCCATCTGTGCAAGGACAGGGCTAGGATCTGGGGCTCTGAGAGGGGCTGGGTACCCAGGCGGGTCAGCCATACATGGGCTGGACTCTCAGGCAGACCCTACCTAAGATGTCTTGGGGTGATATTTCACGTTTGGTCCTCACTGTGACGTCAATGGGTAGGGTGCTGTGTGGGCAGTGCTTACAAGGAGGTGGGTGAAGCTTGGGACAGTTCCTTGGTACATGTGGGCatccctctgccctcctgcacactGGCCTCTGCATTCTCAGGTGCTGGTTGCTATGACACAGGCCAGGGCATGTGAGACACCACAGGTTTGCCCGGGGTTCTAGGAGCCCTGGAAGCTCCAAGGGTCTCCTcccttggggtggggggagcctcTCAGGCTGGTCCCCTGGCCATGTGCTAGCATGGGGGCCTAGCTGACccagtccctccctcctcccccaggctaAGCACATGGCTGCAAGGGCCTGGACCTGCCTTGGACCCACAGTGACCTTGGCATTTTCATCTCAGAGGATGGAGGTGCCAGGGTTCCAGAGTCATGGGGAAGAAAAGAGGGCTAGCTGCCATCCTTGATGTTAACTGGGATGCACATGGGGTAAACTGGCTGTGGTGAAGGGGAGGGCCTGTGCAGTACCCCAATCTGGGTCCCCTGGCATGAGATGGCTATGGGCTCTCCATCTGCAGGTGTGAACGAGTCCCCATTGATGACCTGGGGGGAGGTTGAGAACACACCCTTGAGAGTCGAAGGGTCAGAGACGCCCTACGTGGACAGGACACCGGGTCCAGCCTTCAAGGTGGGTTGTAGTGTGAGGGGTACAGGGTGGGATTCAGTGTGAATGCCTGAAGTACAGAGGGCTGAGCCCCAGCTATCACTGGTCAAAGCAGGACTGACAGCACTTCTGAATGTCAGGTGCTGAAGACAAGTGTAGGTGGCTTGGTGGTCTGTGAAGGAGGGATTGGGGCGGTGGGGGCCAAGGCACCAAGACAGGGAGTGGACTGGGCCACTCTAGAGCTTGTAGGCTGGGGGCTGTTCA
Protein-coding regions in this window:
- the ESS2 gene encoding splicing factor ESS-2 homolog isoform X2, which gives rise to METPDSSARALLLPSAAGPQRKRAAGEAAAAKSKQRVLDEEEYIEGLQTVIQRDFFPDVEKLQAQKEYLEAEENGDLERMRQIAIKFGSALGKMSREPPPPYVTPATFETPEVHTGIGVVGNKPRPRGQGLEEGEAGEEEEKELLPSLDVFLSRYTSEDNASFQEIMEVAKEKSRARHAWLYQAEEEFEKRQKDNLELPSAEHQAIESSQASVETWKYKAKNSLMYYPEGVSDEEQLFKKPRQVVHKNTRFLRDPFSQALSRSQLQQAAALNAQHKQGKVGPDGKELIPQESPRVSGFGFVATPSPAPGVNESPLMTWGEVENTPLRVEGSETPYVDRTPGPAFKILEPGRRERLGLKMANEAAAKNRAKKQEALRRVTENLASPAAPCE